AATCTTTGGTGTAACAAGCTTTCGCCATTTAAATGATTTTGTCATAGAAGCCCATAAATTAGAAGAATTTAAAGATAGATACGGCAGGATTTTTGTAGATGATACGAAAGCGACAAATGTCGATGCTACGCTTCAAGCTTTAAAAAGATACGCCGGTAAAAAGCTGCATATTATTTTGGGCGGAGATGATAAAGGTGTAGATCTAAGTGCTGTTTTTGAAGCACTAAAATCATTTGATGTTTGTGTTTATGCTATCGGATCAAATACGGATAAAATAGTGGAGCTCTGCTTTAAATTTGGACTACCTTGCGAACGCTCGGAGTTTCTAGAGATAGCTGTTAAAAAGATGGATGAAAATATGAGCAAGAATGCTAATGAAATAGGACTTTTAAGTCCGGCTTGTGCTAGTTTAGATCAGTTTAAAAGCTACGCAGAGCGTGGAGATCTATTTAAAAAATATATAAATTCTCTTTGATATTTAAATTTAATGATTAAATTTAAATATTTTTACATCTTTTTAGCTATTTTTAAGTATTAAGTAAATATAATAACACTTCTTTTTTAGGTGGTTGGATAGCTCAGTCGGTAGAGCAGCAGACTGAAAATCTGCGTGTCGGCAGTTCGATTCTGCCTCTAACCACCATTTAAGTTATTTTTAAGTTTCTTTCAATTCTAAATAATTCTCTTAATTTACTTTGATTTCCCTTGTTTGCGAAGCAGGGAGCAATATTTAATTACTTTTATTTGCTTTTCTGTGCTAATTAATTTATTTTAATTCTAGTGGATTAAAGGTAGTAATTAAGGTAGTAAATTTAATTAAGTCAGTATTGCTCTAAATTTCATCTATAAAAGGGAAAAAAATGGGCAATATAGCTACAACCACACTTCAAGACCGAGATATAAAAAATCTCACTTTACAACCAAAACAATACCGAAAAGTAGTCGGCAACCCCAAAGAGCTTTACATACAAGTAAATCCAAAAGGCACAAAGACATTTACTCTTAAATACAAAGAGAGCAAATATGACAAAGAACAATTTATCAAAATAGGCGAGTGGCGAGAGAGCATATTTACCGCAAATATGGCACGAGTAAAAGCCACGCAAATATTAAGAGAGCTAAACAGCGGAAAGCAAAATATAAACGAGCTAAGGGGTAAGAAAAAAGATGTTTATATATACGAAAATCTCTTTAATAAAACCATAGAACACAAGCGAAAGAACGGCAAAAAGGAGAGTTATCTCTCAAAGGTCGTCATCAGACACCAAAAATATTTTTTACCTGCCTTTGGAAACATGGATATAAGAGATATAAAATACAGCGACATAAAAGAAGTTTTAAGTGCTATATTTAATCCAAACGACCCAAATAAAAGCCGACTTGAAACCATACACCGCTTGATTGACAATATAAACGAAGTATTTACTATCGCCGAGAGAGACGAGCATATCGCTAAAAACCTAATACCAAATTTACATAAAGAATTCCCCACTTCACACACATACAAGCATAAACTAGGCATAGATAGCAGACTTTCAGCTATCACAGATGACGCAAGATTAGCCGAGTTTTTATGCGACCTAAAATGCGATGGCAAAATGGATCTGCAAACAAAAAGGGCAATTTACTTGCAAATTCTTTGTGTAAATCGCCCCATAAACACAACTAGCGCAAAGTGGGAGTATATAAATTTTGATGATAAAACTTGGACTATCCCAGCTAATGAAATGAAAATGGGTTACGCCCATCAAATCGCCCTAAATTCCTATGCTACGCAAATTTTAGCAGAACAAAGAAAATTTTGTATAGTCGATAACGGCTTTGTATTCCCGGCATTTAACAAACAAAATCACCTACACAAAGATAGTCTAAACAAAGCAATCATAAATTTAAATGGTGGCAAATATAAAGGCTTAGCCACAGCACACGGCTTTCGTGCTACTTTTCGCACGATTTGCTCTAAAAACAAAGCCCAGCTTCTGCAAATGGGAATAAGCGATGAAGTGATAGAAACAGCACTCGCACACAAAGAAAGCAATGCGGTCAAATTTGCATATGAAAGGAGCAGAAGCACAAAAGAACAGCTAGAAAGACTAATGCAATGGTATGGCGATCATTTAAACAATCTTGAACCTTTTCCCTTTTAAAAAAGGAAAAAATTTATAAATTTTTTATTGATTGGGGTCATTAGGGGATTGAGCTCCCCTAATATTAGCCTTCTCGTGAGTGCAGTCAAAGACAAGCTCACGCCTAATCGAAAAAATTTAATTACAAAGGAGAAAAAATGCAAAATCAACAAAACGAACAATTTGACATAGAAAAGTCAAATTTGGTGCTTACACCAAAAGTTATAGCAGACTACAACCCAAAATGGCTTATAAACGGCTTCATTGAGACAAATAAGCTGATAAGCCTTTATGCGATGCCAGGAAGCGGTAAGAGCATAACAGCGCTTTACCTATCTATGCATATGCTAGATATTGGAGCAGTTAAAAAGGTAATCTATGTCGATATGGATAACGGACTAGGGACGCTAAAAAATCGTGGTATAGAGCAAATTTTAACCAAATATGCAGGCAAGTTAAAATACATAAGCTCGGCTGTAAAAGCCAAAAGAGACTTTGACCCAAAGACGCTTATTTTTAGCCTATCAGCACTTGTAGATGAGAGTTGCAAGGATACTTTAATCATCTTTGATAGCATTCGCAACTTCATAAGCGGAAGTATGAGCTACGATGAAGTCGTGATGCCAACACTTGATGCGATGCAAAATATGCGTGATTATTACGCGGGAGTGTGGTTTTTAAATCATCAAAATAAGCAAGATTTTACAGGCGAAAACAATAAAGCCTATAAGGGAGCAACTGCGTTTTTTGATAGTTGTGATGAAGCTTATTTTGTGAAAAAAAGAGACAGGAAAGAGAGTAAGCTAATCGTAACGCTTGAACCTATGAAGCAAAGGGACGACACAACGCCCCAAGCTATCATCATCGATACAGCAAATTTAAGCATAGAATTTGCTGATTACGCACTCTATGCGATGAGCGAAAAGCAGAGCCAAGCACTAGAATACGCAAAGGAAATTATAGCACAAAATCAAAATGGTATCAATATGAAAAATCTTGTAAGAGAGATAAAAGAGAGAGCCAAATTTGATGAAACCGAAATTTGCGGAATACACACAATTAAAAATTTACTCAAAGAATTTGACGGAAAATTTTACAAAACCTTAAACGGAAACGCTCACAACTTTTTAACATTTTACCCGCTTTAAGCAAACTATCCACAAAATGCCTTTAAATCCTATATTTAAGGGCATTAATTCATTAAGAAATCAAATAATCCAATTTTAGAAATTCATAGAAATTTATAGAAATTCAGCCATTTTGAATTTCTAATTTTAACTTCAAATATCAATAAAATAGATATTTTATATATCAAAAAATTTTAGAAATTCAGAAATTCACTTTATATATAAGGAAAAGCAAATTTATCTTACATAGTTAGAATTTCTGAATTTCTAACCAAAAAAACCTTAATAAAGTACGATTAAATCGATAAATTTAGAAATTCAGTGACACTGAATTTCTATGAATTTCTAAAATTTTTCATTTTCAAACCTTAAACAAATTTTTTAAAAAATTTTGAAAAAAAAGGGGAGAAAACTTTTTAACTCTTCACTTTTTTTAAAAAGAATGTAAACGTTAAACGAAATTTTTAATTTTTTACTTTACTTATTTTCGCTTTGATTGTATGATAGAGACAAAAAAGGTGGAAAATGCAAGACATACATATAAACCTAACCGAACAAGATTACAAAACACTTCAAAAACTATCAACAAAATATGGTGTGAGCAAATCAAATATTATCAGAAAGCTTTTGCGTGATAAAAAATATACAAAAACGCTTGAACAAATAGAAATAAAAAATGAAATCATAGCTGAATTCTTACTAGAGCTTGTCCATATAGGAAAAAATATAAATCAAATTGCATATCATCTAAATATAAATATCTTTGAAAACAATTTGGAAAATAAAATAGCTGAGCACCTAACTCAAATCAAAAAAATTTGCGACGAGACGCAAAAACAAATTCGTAGTACAAAATAAAATTATTTATTATAGTTAAAATTTTCTCTCCCCTTTTTTATCATTGCTAACAAAGTAAAGTAATCTAAAATTCAAAAATATTTTTAAAACTTTTACATAAACTTTTTTACAAATTTTAAACCAGCAAAGAAAAAATAAGATAACAGAAGACAGGCAGGATAACCCATTTTATGGCTGTGTTTTTAGCTAAAATACCTATTTTATCAGCATTTGATGGCGATTTTTTGTTATTTTTGCAAATAACGAAAATAAAAAATAAAATTTGAGTTTTATTTTAAAAAAATTTAGTAGAAACGTAAAAAATATTTGCAAAAAATACAATTTATAAAGAAGAACAAAGAAGAGCCAAAAAGTAAAAATTATGCTATAATCTTAAGAAAAA
The sequence above is a segment of the Campylobacter hyointestinalis subsp. lawsonii genome. Coding sequences within it:
- a CDS encoding tyrosine-type recombinase/integrase is translated as MGNIATTTLQDRDIKNLTLQPKQYRKVVGNPKELYIQVNPKGTKTFTLKYKESKYDKEQFIKIGEWRESIFTANMARVKATQILRELNSGKQNINELRGKKKDVYIYENLFNKTIEHKRKNGKKESYLSKVVIRHQKYFLPAFGNMDIRDIKYSDIKEVLSAIFNPNDPNKSRLETIHRLIDNINEVFTIAERDEHIAKNLIPNLHKEFPTSHTYKHKLGIDSRLSAITDDARLAEFLCDLKCDGKMDLQTKRAIYLQILCVNRPINTTSAKWEYINFDDKTWTIPANEMKMGYAHQIALNSYATQILAEQRKFCIVDNGFVFPAFNKQNHLHKDSLNKAIINLNGGKYKGLATAHGFRATFRTICSKNKAQLLQMGISDEVIETALAHKESNAVKFAYERSRSTKEQLERLMQWYGDHLNNLEPFPF
- a CDS encoding AAA family ATPase — translated: MQNQQNEQFDIEKSNLVLTPKVIADYNPKWLINGFIETNKLISLYAMPGSGKSITALYLSMHMLDIGAVKKVIYVDMDNGLGTLKNRGIEQILTKYAGKLKYISSAVKAKRDFDPKTLIFSLSALVDESCKDTLIIFDSIRNFISGSMSYDEVVMPTLDAMQNMRDYYAGVWFLNHQNKQDFTGENNKAYKGATAFFDSCDEAYFVKKRDRKESKLIVTLEPMKQRDDTTPQAIIIDTANLSIEFADYALYAMSEKQSQALEYAKEIIAQNQNGINMKNLVREIKERAKFDETEICGIHTIKNLLKEFDGKFYKTLNGNAHNFLTFYPL
- a CDS encoding plasmid mobilization relaxosome protein MobC; translation: MQDIHINLTEQDYKTLQKLSTKYGVSKSNIIRKLLRDKKYTKTLEQIEIKNEIIAEFLLELVHIGKNINQIAYHLNINIFENNLENKIAEHLTQIKKICDETQKQIRSTK